A single window of Toxoplasma gondii ME49 chromosome Ib, whole genome shotgun sequence DNA harbors:
- a CDS encoding hypothetical protein (encoded by transcript TGME49_209510~Signal peptide predicted by SignalP 2.0 HMM (probability 0.613) with cleavage site probability 0.310 at residue 39~Predicted trans-membrane domain (TMHMM2.0):11-34) → MSSLRATNTSVAGSTRLLLTVAVIVIGVVFAPTPRTAQAAVERRLSVDGDATQAKSFLPQTSTEDEFWHEQSRVLQRRSPRFGFLGRMDDESTKELEGTVDVSGDAEDAVKTFPGDNVDNSNGLAVDEYFERHHSADNMEGDTGSEMPQGTKTTASAEQERDLPAKDRLNIEIEDASTTRDAASGGTSTTEGAQPESVADDELPMDETDYTPGNTSLSEGEETEGVTTNGFNSKTADARENIERQHGEMRAQHNVSLTHGREQELDAARMYREKEDEQELQTTELNEQAAAEQDQVAQDAIAVVGQHRGSEDGQIQHMHSQSQLTQTDSGSKSLPADKPADGEAWEVMPGLVSMDGGDTVMRSKTETNVNLERSQSVEGEANETGALVDSEQKGESVVPVAASAGMMGNNPEEAAINESPVVSHPQSTESLESPDELSTDVFGRRDFEFSRSVSVDRYSNEDSLAEPNATDRRDDPVAPAPELTKVTEGKASRGQRKVKTAASLNRIPPPPAQSRQSKPAAEDVSFTAEPTQHTLQDPQATSGLPGVVPTRGILSLVTAARILELKPLLDFGKAMMGGVGTKASLPVPASEQQVEASRLHQHLEQSIRLAEDYIRKYFPEIGSASGNQFQKAWKVLPFLEATRQRPFDEDNSVDLGYSDYVDLVDGVVEDTTIDDLYSTLRNIIPHLSPFSQGTQLRIPSLVPKNSTNVPAVINSFVQGGSSSSTHQVPSSSLRPIVSAIQK, encoded by the coding sequence ATGTCAAGCTTGCGTGCTACCAACACCTCTGTGGCGGGATCCACTCGTCTTTTATTGACAGTCGCGGTCATCGTGATAGGCGTTGTCTTCGCCCCCACACCTCGGACAGCTCAAGCAGCCGTTGAGAGACGTTTGTCTGTTGATGGGGACGCAACGCAGGCGAAATCGTTCCTGCCTCAAACATCCACCGAGGATGAATTCTGGCATGAGCAGTCGCGCGTCCTGCAGCGTCGGTCGCCGAGGTTTGGATTCCTTGGCAGGATGGATGACGAAAGCACCAAGGAGTTGGAAGGCACTGTCGACGTTTCAGGCGATGCAGAAGATGCAGTGAAGACTTTTCCAGGTGATAACGTGGACAACAGCAACGGTTTGGCTGTTGATGAATATTTTGAGAGGCACCACTCAGCTGACAATATGGAAGGTGACACAGGCTCGGAGATGCCACAGGGTACCAAGACTACAGCAAGCGCAGAGCAAGAAAGAGACTTGCCAGCTAAAGACAGGCTGAACATAGAGATCGAAGACGCTTCAACAACCCGAGACGCTGCTTCCGGAGGGACCTCCACCACGGAAGGCGCGCAACCGGAATCTGTCGCAGATGACGAGTTGCCAATGGATGAGACAGACTACACGCCCGGTAATACGTCTCTTTCcgaaggggaggagacagaaggcgtgACAACGAATGGGTTCAACAGCAAAACCGCAGACGCACGTGAAAATATTGAGAGACAGCATGGAGAAATGAGGGCGCAACACAACGTATCTCTGACTCATGGGCGTGAACAGGAATTGGATGCTGCGAGGATGTatcgagaaaaggaagatgAACAAGAGTTACAAACTACTGAACTCAACGAACAGGCGGCAGCAGAACAGGACCAGGTAGCACAGGATGCTATTGCCGTAGTCGGCCAACACAGGGGATCTGAGGACGGCCAGATACAGCACATGCATTCTCAATCTCAACTGACACAGACGGATTCGGGCAGCAAGAGCCTCCCAGCCGACAAGCCAGCGGACGGAGAAGCATGGGAAGTGATGCCGGGCTTGGTTTCTATGGACGGTGGCGACACCGTTATGCGTAGCAAGACGGAGACAAATGTGAATTTAGAGCGATCACAGAGTGTCGAAGGTGAAGCCAATGAGACAGGTGCTTTGGTCGACAGcgaacagaaaggagagagcgtGGTTCCGGTGGCCGCTTCTGCCGGGATGATGGGCAACAAtccagaagaagctgctATAAATGAAAGTCCTGTAGTGTCACATCCGCAGTCAACGGAATCTCTTGAAAGCCCTGACGAGCTTAGTACTGACGTTTTCGGTCGAAGAGACTTCGAGTTTAGTCGTTCTGTCTCAGTGGACAGGTACTCTAACGAGGATAGCCTTGCGGAGCCTAATGCAACTGACCGGCGTGACGATCCTGTGGCTCCTGCGCCAGAGTTGACCAAGGTTACGGAGGGCAAGGCGTCCAGGGGGCAACGAAAGGTGAAAACAGCAGCTTCGTTGAATCGAATTCCGCCTCCACCAGCACAATCACGCCAGTCGAAACCAGCTGCTGAAGATGTATCTTTCACGGCGGAGCCAACACAACACACCTTACAAGATCCTCAAGCCACAAGCGGATTGCCCGGTGTAGTGCCAACCCGGGGCATTCTTTCCCTAGTGACAGCTGCACGCATCCTCGAGCTCAAACCCTTGTTGGACTTCGGAAAGGCCATGATGGGTGGGGTGGGTACCAAAGCATCACTGCCCGTCCCTGCAAGCGAGCAGCAGGTGGAGGCTTCACGGTTACACCAACACCTCGAGCAATCCATTCGTCTTGCTGAGGATTACATTAGAAAGTATTTTCCAGAGATTGGTTCCGCAAGTGGTAACCAGTTCCAGAAGGCTTGGAAAGTGTTGCCATTTTTAGAGGCGACAAGGCAGCGGCCATTTGACGAAGACAACTCTGTCGACCTTGGTTATAGTGACTACGTTGATCTGGTAGACGGCGTCGTGGAAGATACGACGATAGACGACCTCTACAGTACTCTAAGGAATATAATTCCTCACCTCAGCCCTTTCAGTCAGGGAACCCAGCTAAGGATCCCATCCCTAGTGCCCAAGAACAGCACCAACGTACCGGCTGTTATCAACAGTTTCGTGCAAGGCGGCAGTAGTTCCTCCACCCACCAAGTCCCAAGCAGTTCCTTGCGGCCGATAGTTTCTGCAATCCAGAAGTGA
- a CDS encoding hypothetical protein (encoded by transcript TGME49_209515), with amino-acid sequence MGSSSPLAPRGTCGNSGSPSSPSPSPTAYNTAESITKKKLWELRLLCRLIGMHSRPNIEKGQRFNVYLPIKEDVETSALTGFKSHPSGKPVRLEGSTGGLSSIVNVKALGTVDIGANTKCLFFLNDEEDHLFICFNWFDPKNLVDIFSLTCRIASSFKLQQENSTAGADSQEHENTMLAKVRRLPPLLA; translated from the coding sequence ATGGGTTCAAGTTCGCCATTAGCACCGCGTGGAACTTGTGGGAATTCAGGGTCTCCGTCAtccccttctccgtctccgacTGCGTACAACACCGCAGAAAGTAtcacaaagaagaaactgtgGGAGTTACGACTCTTGTGTCGTCTCATTGGGATGCATAGTAGACCGAACATCGAAAAAGGCCAACGATTCAACGTATACCTCCCAATCAAAGAAGATGTAGAGACAAGTGCTCTTACAGGCTTCAAAAGTCACCCTTCTGGCAAGCCGGTGCGCTTGGAAGGGAGCACTGGAGGACTCAGCAGTATCGTCAACGTCAAAGCTCTGGGCACCGTCGACATCGGTGCAAATACCAAATGCCTGTTCTTCTTGAATGATGAGGAAGACCACCTCTTCATTTGTTTCAACTGGTTCGACCCCAAAAATCTGGTCGACATTTTTTCACTTACTTGCCGGATTGCTAGTAGCTTCAAATTGCAACAGGAAAACTCCACCGCTGGCGCTGACAGCCAAGAACACGAGAACACAATGTTGGCGAAGGTGAGACGGTTGCCTCCACTCCTGGCATGA